TTGGTCTTGGGGTTCAGGCAGTATTCGCAGGTCCGGCATTCGGCGGTGTAGAGCGGGATCACGTGATCACCGACCTCCAGGTCGGTCACGCCGGGGCCGATTTCGCGCACGATGCCTGCGCCTTCATGCCCCAGGATCGCGGGAAACGCGCCTTCCGGATCGGCCCCCGACAGGGTGAACTCGTCCGTATGGCACACACCGGTCGCCATGATTTCGACCAGCACCTCGCCCGCCTTGGGCCCCTCGAGATCGACTTCAACGATTTCGAGTGGCTTTCCTGCTTCGAAAGCGACAGCGGCGCGGGTTTTCATGGGCGATCCTCGAGTTCTTGTCCGGTTGGGTTGCGCTAGCGCCCTAACCGAAAACGTCATGAGGGGAAATGGCGGAGGAGGCAGTCATCTGCGAACCGCTCTCCACATGCAATTCCCTGCTTCACGGGAATTAACAGGGAAAAGATGAATTTCGCCTCCAGTAAGGGGGTCTGGTCGGTACGCGAGAGCGGCAGGAATTAGCCATTTCCAAAATGGATTTCCCTAAAACGATAACAGGGAATTTGCAGGTGCGAACAGGGGGAGATCGGCGGATAAGCAGGGAAGTAAGTTCGCGATTTGCAGGCACTATTTTTACCCGGCCATCTTGACGATCAGGGAGCCCAATCCAACCTCATCGCTGTCCTTCGAGGCAGAGGCACCGCGCCCTTCGGCGCACAGCAGCAATTCTCGGGACAACCAACAGCAACCGCCGTGCACTGCACCTGGCGGGACCTTGGTTGTCGCCCGCGTGCTGCAAGCCTCGTCCCTACTCGTGCTGCCTGCTCGGCAACGAAGGACATTTCAGATGACAAACCAATCAAAGAAGCGGGCCGCCAACGGCATTCGCAATGACATCGCCTCGCTCGAGCAGAAACTCGGTCCAATAGAATATCGGCCGCTGGCCTCGCTCAAGCGATACGAGAACAATCCGCGCAAACACCCAGAGAAGCAGCTGGTCAAACTCGCCGCTTCCATCCGAGAATTCGGGTTCGCGATGCCGATGCTTGTCGATGAGCAGGACATCATCATTGCCGGCGAGGCGCGCCTCGAAGCGGCTCGCCGCGTAGGGATAACCGAGGTCCCTGTTATCGTCGCCCACCAATGGAGCCCAGCGCAGGTGCGATCCTATCGCCTCGCTGACAACAGGCTCGCTGAACTCGGGACGTGGGACCGTGATGCCTTGGCGATCGAGTTCGCCGCGATCATCGAGTTCGATGAGGCCCCGGTCGAGATACTGGGCTGGGAAACGGCCGAGATTGACTTGGTGCTCGAGGAAGATTTCGGGCCGGCCGACGAGCCCAGCGCGGACCCTGCTGACGACCAGGTTGAACCGCCGGTAAATCCAGTCAGCCGTATTGGTGACCTATGGCTTCTCGACGAGCACCGCCTGCTGTGCGGTTCCAGCCTCGAAACTGCTAACTGGTCTAAGCTGCTCGATGGCAAGACTGCAGCGATGGCATTCACCGACCCACCCTACAACGTCCCCGTCTCGGGGCACGTGTGTGGGCTCGGTAAGGTGAGCCATGCCGAGTTTGCCATGGCCTCGGGCGAGATGACCAAGGCCGAGTTCACCGCGTTCCTGTCAGAGTTCATCGCGGCGATGCTTCCGCACTGCAAGGACGGCGCAGTGCTCGACCTGTGCATGGACTGGCGTCATCTCGGCGAGTTGCTGTCCGCCATCGAGGGCAACGGGCTTTCGCTGCTCAACCTGTGTGCGTGGAACAAGAACAACGGCGGAATGGGGAGCCTGTACCGGTCGAAGCACGAGCTGGTCTTCATCACGAAAAAGGGAAAAGCCCCGCACACCAACAACGTCGAGCTGGGCAAGCACGGGCGCTATCGCACGAACGTCTGGGACTACGCAGGCGTAAATACCTTCGGGAAGGACCGCATGAAGGACCTCGCGGACCACCCGACGGTCAAGCCCACCGCCCTCGTTGCCGACGCGATCCGAGACGTCACCCACCCCGGTGAAATCGTGCTGGATGCCTTCATGGGCTCCGGCACCACGATCTTGGCATGCGAACGCACGAAGCGTCGCGGGTACGGCATCGAGATCGAGCCGGGATATGTCGATGTCGCGATCCGGCGATGGGAAGCCATGACGGGCGAGAAGGCCGTGCTGCTCGAAACCGGACAGGCCTTTGCCGAGGTTGCTGCGCTCCGCGCCGTCAACCCAGACGAGAACGAAAACTCGTCGGCTCAAACTACGACCAGCGCCGCCTGATCAACCCTCTCGCGCGCCGGCCCAGTGAAGTGGTCGGCGCGCCTTCACATTTATTCCGGAGACAACCCATGCCATTCAAACCTGCTCCCGACTGGATCAGCGCCTTTCCCGAAGAAGACGAAGACCAGCCTCGCCGCCTGCCGCCAGCCAGAAAACGTACCCGGATGCAGCCACCGGTAGAAACTCCCGATCCACCCCCAGACACCGGAGCCTCCAAGGCTGCCGAGCCGACCCCAGCTGAACCCGACGAAGAGCCCTCGGTGGGACCACGAGATGCGGTCTACGAGGTGGGCTACGGGAAACCGCCAATTACGACCCGCTTCAAGCCTGGCCAGTCCGGAAATCCAAGGGGACGGCCCAAAGGTGCGAAGGGCCTCAACACCATCGTGCGCGAGACTCTTGGCGGGAAGCTGGCTGTCCGGACCTCCGAAGGAACCAAGAAGATCAGCAAGATCGAGGCGGTCCTGCAGAAGACGCTCGAAAAGGCCCTGAAAGGCGATGCCCGCGCACAGTTCGAGTTGATGAAATTATGGCGTCTCGCGGTTCCGGATACCGCCGGACCTGGCGAGGAACTGGCAGCCGACGAGAGCCTCTCCTCTGCCGATCTCGCCATCCTGGCTGCCTTCGAAGCGCAATTGGCTAAACAGCAAGGAGAGAGGCCGTGAGCATACACACACCTACCCTACTGTCTGCTATGCGCCGCCAGCAGTTCCAGTTATTCCTCATCAAGGCGTTCGAGACGCTTCACCCCGGGGATCCCCCGCTCGAACTGGCGTGGTACCTCGAAGCGATCTGCCATGCCCTGATGCAGGCGCGATCCGGCGAAGAGAGGCGCCTCGTAATCACTGTTCCGCCGCGGCACCTGAAGTCGGTGACCGCGTCGGTGGCGTTTGTCGCGTGGGTCCTTGGCCACGAGCCAAAAGCCAAAATCATGGTGGCGAGTTACAGTCAGGACCTCGCTCGGCACCATTCGAACCAGACCCGTACGCTCATGGAAAGCGAGTGGTACCGGAAGGATTTTCCGGACACACGCATAAGCGATCGTGGCAACCGCGCCCTGGAAATCGAGACGACGGCCGGCGGCGTGCGGAAGGCTGTCTCGGTACAGGGCTCGATCACGGGTTTTGGAGCCGACATCATCATCGTCGATGATTGCATGAAGGCCGACGAGGCAAAGAGCTCTGTCGAACGGCAGAACCTGCGCGACTGGTTCGACAACACCTTGCTGAGCCGCCTCAACAACAAGGCAACGGGGCGCATTATCTCGATCCAGCAACGGCTGCACGAGGACGACTTGCCCGCCTACATGTTCGAAAAGGGATATAAGCACCTCAACCTTCCCGCCATCGCCGAGAAGGAGGAGAGCGTCGCGATCGGTAGGGGGCGACTACACCATCGCTCAGCCGGCGACCTATTGAACCCGGCACGAGAGAACCGGGCAACACTCGACCAGCTACGCCGAGACCTCGGCCCCGTGGTTTTCTCCTCGCAGTACCAGCAAGAACCGGTCGCGGCCGAGGGCAACATGATACGGCTCGAGTGGTTCGGGACTTACGAAGAACCTCCGGAACGACGCGACTTCCTCAAGGTGGTGCAGAGCTGGGACACCGGGATGAGCGCGGCACCGACCAGCGATTACTCGGTTTGCACGACCTGGGGCTTCGAGCGCTACGAGAGGAAATGGTACCTGCTCGACGTGCTCCGTAAACGGCTCGACTATCCCGACCTATTCCGCGCAGTCCAGGATCTCAGTCGACGATACCGTGCAGACCGGGTCATCATTGAAAAGGCGGGCAGCGGGCATGCACTGCTTCAGGAGCTCCGCGCAACTAACAGGTTGCGTCCAATTGCGGCCACCCCCGTGGCCAGCAAGGAAGACCGCTTCAATGCCTGCCTTGCGGAAGTTGAATCTGGGCAATTTCTTCTACCGCGTGAGGCGCCTTGGCTGGACGATTTTCGGAACGAGCTCCGCGCCTTTCCACATGGCAAGTACGATGACCAGGCTGACAGTTTCAGCCAGTTCGTTCGACACCAGTTGAGACACTGGACCTGGCTCCTGACGGAATACGAGCCTGACGGAAGAGCGCGCAACGTAGTGAGGCTTGAAAAGCGACCGTGGTAGGGGTCCGGCGGCGAACGCGATGATTGACCAGTTCGTGGCAAGTCACCGAATTTTAATATTGCCTTATAGCTTCCCGATAAAGTAGCCACGGTAAGTCGAGCCGTTTAAGGCGGCTCAAGGGGGGCATTACATGAAATTATTGGCACAATGGGTCGCGCTCGCGATCGCGTCACTGGCGTTCGCACTTACTCCTGTTCACGCGCAAGAGCGCTCAGCCGTCAAGCAAGGCTTCGAGCTTGCACCGCAGAGCGGTAAGCGCATCCTGGTCTTTCGACCCTCTGTCAGCGTTGGCTCCCAATCAACGGGCGGAATGTTTGAACCGAACGCAGAGTGGACGGAGCAGGCGAAATCGAACATCCAGGTAGCGCTCGAAGAGCTTCAATCTCGGTTGGGCAACGAGGTCATCGTTGCTCCCGAGGCATATGGCGAAGACGCGCAAGCGGTCGAGGAGCACATGGCGCTCTTCGCAGCTGTCTCGCAGGCAGTCATCGAGTACCAGTTCTTTGTCGGTAACCGACTGCCGACGAAAAAGCGCGACAACAAGGACGACGTGTTCGACTGGTCTTTGGGAGATGGCGTGTCGCGGCTGCCGGGGGCCGAGAGCGCGGACTACGCTTTGTTTATCTACAACAAGGATGCTTACGGCTCGACCGGTCGCAAGATTTTACAGGTGGTGGCCCTCCTAGGCCCGGGTATCGCGGTGAAATCTGGTGAGCACGTGGGCTACGCAGGTCTTGTCGACCTGCGGACTGGTGACCTGCTTTGGCTCAATGCCGATGCCGCCATGGGAGGCGATGTCCGCGAGATAGACGGTTCGCAGAAGCGAGTTCGGCAGCTGCTCGAAGATTTCCCTGGCAGCGATATCGGAAAAGAGTGATGGGACACTTTCTCCTGGCTAAGGCCGCCCTTGTCGCCGCCAGCGTTACTGGTGCGACGCACGTGAATGCGGAGCCGGCCCCCACCCCGCCGCCCTACCAGGGGTTCTACCAACCGCAGGGCGTCGACGAGGTTGGCCTGTGGAGAGAGGACGACGAGAGCGAACGTCGGCTCGCAGCCTCCCAGCTTGTCATCCAAGACGAGGCCCTTAATTCCTATCTCAAAGAGGTACTCTGCAAGACCGTTGGGACCGACCGTTGCAAGGCGACCCGGATCTACGTCCTGCGAGAACCGACTTTCAACGCGACCATGTCTCCCAACGGTACCATGCGCGTTTTTAGCGGTATGCTCCTAAGAATGCGCAGCGAAGCTGAACTCGCTGCCGTACTTGGTCACGAGTTCGGCCACTTTGAGCAGCGGCATAGCCTTAAGCAATTCAAGGAACGGCGAACCGGGAGCGACCTGCTAGCATGGGGCGCTTTGCTTGCGAGCATGTCTCCCGGCTACGATGCACGGCGCACTTACCAGTCTCTCGAGATTTCCGTTTACGGCAATTTGTATCGCTACGGCCGCGACCAGGAACGCGAAGCGGACCTTCTCGGCTTAGGTTACCTCAACCAGAGTTCGCTGCGACCCCAAGCGGCGTCGGAAGTTTGGCAGAACCTGATGGGCGAGATCGATGCTTCCGCGTTGGCGCGAGGCTTGAAAAAGCCCAAGTACAACGCGATCGCGTTTACGGCATCGCATCCACCCCACGGTGAGCGAGCAGGCTATCTCTCGGAGCTCGCCTCTCCGGGCGGCGCTAGTCGCGACGACGGGGCCTCGAGGTACCGCGAGGCCCTCGCGAAGTGGCTGCCCGTATTCTTGGAAGACCAGATCAAGCTCAATGATTTCGGCGCAAGCGAGTATATCATCGAGAACCTCGCTAGGAACGGCTGGACGCCGACTCTTTGGCATGCCCGCGGCGAGCTATACCGGACGCGAGGCAATCAACGCGACCTCGTTCATGCTGCACAGTTTTATCAGAACGCCATCGCCCTAGATGGTAATCTCGCTGCATCGTATCGCGGCCTCGGCCTATCCCTTTTTAAGACAGGTGAGAGCCGCCGCGGCCAGGAAGCCTTGAAGCAGTATCTCGAGCTTGCCCCGGACGCCGAAGATGCGAGCATGATCCGCCTCATGCTCCCGAAGGAGAACTAGAATGAAAACCACCAAGATCAAAGCCGCAGTCATCGGCGTTTGCATTTCGGTTGCGGTTATTTCCGCTCCCGTCAGCGCACACAAGCTCCGGGAAAAAGGCGAGACCGTCGACGTGGCAGACTCTGACGTCCTCGTGACACCAGCTAGGGACTGGAATAGGCTAAGCGGGAAGATCGGTAAGCGAACCGAGACGTGGACCTTGGACGGTGGCCAGCTGAACGATGTCACCTTCTTCGGGGGAATCGAAGCTGGGGATCCACTGGTCAAGGAACGAAATAAGAAGCGCGATCCTCTACCCAAGTTCACGTCTTCGACACTTCTCGTCGAAGTGCCGGAGCTGCTCGAAGGAACCTATAGGACTTACAAGGACCTAGCGGCATTCCAGCTGGTTTCCGCTGAGCCCGGCACTTTTCTCGGTCGCGACGGTGTCTTTTTCACCTACGAGTACACGGACCTCGATGGTCTCACGAGGAAGGGCGAAGCGAGGGCGACGATAATCGACGGCAAGCTCTACATGATCACTTTCGACGCTCCGCGTCTCCACTATTTCAACCGGACGCTCCAAGACTTCCGCGCCTTGGCGGATACCGCGAGACTCAAGTGAACTACCCTGATCGA
This is a stretch of genomic DNA from Erythrobacteraceae bacterium WH01K. It encodes these proteins:
- a CDS encoding site-specific DNA-methyltransferase, with the translated sequence MTNQSKKRAANGIRNDIASLEQKLGPIEYRPLASLKRYENNPRKHPEKQLVKLAASIREFGFAMPMLVDEQDIIIAGEARLEAARRVGITEVPVIVAHQWSPAQVRSYRLADNRLAELGTWDRDALAIEFAAIIEFDEAPVEILGWETAEIDLVLEEDFGPADEPSADPADDQVEPPVNPVSRIGDLWLLDEHRLLCGSSLETANWSKLLDGKTAAMAFTDPPYNVPVSGHVCGLGKVSHAEFAMASGEMTKAEFTAFLSEFIAAMLPHCKDGAVLDLCMDWRHLGELLSAIEGNGLSLLNLCAWNKNNGGMGSLYRSKHELVFITKKGKAPHTNNVELGKHGRYRTNVWDYAGVNTFGKDRMKDLADHPTVKPTALVADAIRDVTHPGEIVLDAFMGSGTTILACERTKRRGYGIEIEPGYVDVAIRRWEAMTGEKAVLLETGQAFAEVAALRAVNPDENENSSAQTTTSAA
- a CDS encoding DUF5681 domain-containing protein, coding for MPFKPAPDWISAFPEEDEDQPRRLPPARKRTRMQPPVETPDPPPDTGASKAAEPTPAEPDEEPSVGPRDAVYEVGYGKPPITTRFKPGQSGNPRGRPKGAKGLNTIVRETLGGKLAVRTSEGTKKISKIEAVLQKTLEKALKGDARAQFELMKLWRLAVPDTAGPGEELAADESLSSADLAILAAFEAQLAKQQGERP
- the terL gene encoding phage terminase large subunit, encoding MSIHTPTLLSAMRRQQFQLFLIKAFETLHPGDPPLELAWYLEAICHALMQARSGEERRLVITVPPRHLKSVTASVAFVAWVLGHEPKAKIMVASYSQDLARHHSNQTRTLMESEWYRKDFPDTRISDRGNRALEIETTAGGVRKAVSVQGSITGFGADIIIVDDCMKADEAKSSVERQNLRDWFDNTLLSRLNNKATGRIISIQQRLHEDDLPAYMFEKGYKHLNLPAIAEKEESVAIGRGRLHHRSAGDLLNPARENRATLDQLRRDLGPVVFSSQYQQEPVAAEGNMIRLEWFGTYEEPPERRDFLKVVQSWDTGMSAAPTSDYSVCTTWGFERYERKWYLLDVLRKRLDYPDLFRAVQDLSRRYRADRVIIEKAGSGHALLQELRATNRLRPIAATPVASKEDRFNACLAEVESGQFLLPREAPWLDDFRNELRAFPHGKYDDQADSFSQFVRHQLRHWTWLLTEYEPDGRARNVVRLEKRPW
- a CDS encoding M48 family metalloprotease; this translates as MGHFLLAKAALVAASVTGATHVNAEPAPTPPPYQGFYQPQGVDEVGLWREDDESERRLAASQLVIQDEALNSYLKEVLCKTVGTDRCKATRIYVLREPTFNATMSPNGTMRVFSGMLLRMRSEAELAAVLGHEFGHFEQRHSLKQFKERRTGSDLLAWGALLASMSPGYDARRTYQSLEISVYGNLYRYGRDQEREADLLGLGYLNQSSLRPQAASEVWQNLMGEIDASALARGLKKPKYNAIAFTASHPPHGERAGYLSELASPGGASRDDGASRYREALAKWLPVFLEDQIKLNDFGASEYIIENLARNGWTPTLWHARGELYRTRGNQRDLVHAAQFYQNAIALDGNLAASYRGLGLSLFKTGESRRGQEALKQYLELAPDAEDASMIRLMLPKEN